The stretch of DNA TCTTTATTCCATATTGGAATACATAAATCTTCATTACTTCTATTTAATCAGGCATCATAACGGCTGGAATATGACTTGGTCCGTGATATTTAATATCGTTATGTTCATAATGTTATTCATACATCATAAAAAACCTCTATTGGCTTGGGGGTTATCTGTTATATGGATTATTTTTCTGTTAATGATGTTCCCGATACCACTTGAAAAAATGAAATAATATATTTTTTTGAAAGAAAGGAGGAAATGATTATGCATATGAATACGCTGCCCCCTTTATTATCAGATCGAATTATTGAACGTGCGGAGAAACTTAATACAACGCTATTAAGTGATGCGATGGGTTGTACCGGTGGTATGGATTATCAAATAAAGCCAGTTGCCACTAGGATGAAAGTAGTCGGTACCGCTACCACTTTATCGCTGAAACCAAGTGATAATGTTTCTTTGAACGATGCTATTTACGCCGCTAAGGAAGGGTACGTCCTAGTCATAGACGGTAAAGGTGAAACCTCTCATGCTTATTTAGGAGAGTTATTGACACGAGCTGCAAAGGCTGTCGGTTTTAAAGGGATCGTGATTGATGGTCCTGTTAGAGATAGGGAAGAGTTAGAAACATTGGGCTTTCCTGTTTTTGCAAAGGGATTTGTTCCGAATGGACCTTTGAAGCTGGGCGGTGGAGAAATCAATGTTCGCATAAACTGTGGGAACGTAACCGTTAACCCAGGAGATTTAGTGGTAGGGGATGCAGATGGGGTTACGATCGTACCTAGAGAACAAATTGAAGAAGTGTTTCAAAAGGCAGAAAATAAGTTAGACTACGAGAAAAATAGAATTCTTGAATTTACGTTGTATGAAGAAAAGAGAAAAAGAGGAGAACATCAGGAGCCGCTTAAAAGGAGATCATGAGGAAACTTCCGATTGAATTAAAGTGCTCAAGTTTTTATGAAATAGGGGAAATATTGAATATATTATTTGTTTGCACAGATAATTTTACTCGAAGTGTAATTTTTAGGAAAAATTAAATCAGTGGATTTCAACTAGAGTCCACTGATTTAATTTTCCAGCTTTCATTGTTTACAAAAAATTTGTGTGATATAGTAGTAACATTACTTATTAAAGAGGTTTAATAAGTTTTTTGTTGGATGCTTATTAAAGATGTTTAATAAGTTGAATTTACTAGGTGGTGACGATGTGAATACTACACCAAAAGCAATGAAAACCGAAATCCTTCGAGGCATTCGTAAATCTCTCTTAGAACTCGAAAGTGCAACCAAAGTTGAACTTAGCGATAAATTAGGCATTAGTTTCCCTACAATTAGTAAATTCCTTGCACAAATGGAAAAGGATGGTGAACTGATTTCAATTGGGCTTGATGATTCGAGTGGCGGAAGAAGGGCAAAAAGGTATCGATACAATCCAGAGTATATGTTAGGCTTGGCTATCTTTTTGGAGAGAACAGAGACAAATTATATTGTTTTTAACTGTAAAGGTGAAGTCAAGGATGCGGGAAACACCTCAAGTCTATTAGTAGATGCTGATTTATCATTATTAACTCAGTGTGTTGAGAATATATTAGAAAAATTCCCGAAAATTGGTTCCATCGCGGTTGGTGTACCAGGATCTGTTAATAATGGTCAAATTATTTATATACCTGGTTATGGGCAACTTGAAAACTTTGATTTGAAGGGGTACTTAGAAAATCATTTTTCAATTCCTGTTGAGATAGAGAACGATATGAATGCAGCAGTGCTTGGGTTTCACGATAGCAAAGGAAAGAAGAAAAATGAATCACTTGTTTATCTCTATTCGGGTCAAAACGGCCCAGGTGCAGGAATTATGGTAAACGGGACTGTCGTGCGAGGCAGCACTAATTTTTCAGGAGAGGTTTCATTTGTTCCACAGTATGATGACAAGAATTTTCAAAAGGCTTTGGGAAATGAAGCCGGGACAAAGAAGGCATTAATAGGTGAGGAACATGAGATTGATGCCATTAGTAGGTTAGTAGCTTCATTTGTAGCGATCATTAATCCTCATATGATTATTTTTTGCGATGATGAAGTTAACCAAAATACCATAAACGCAATTTTAAAACGAAGCTCAACGTATATTCCACCAGCACATCTTCCGGAACTTATTATGAGTGATTGGAAACAAGACTATCTATTTGGATTACAAAGTCTTAGTCTTGATCGCATGTTCACCTCTATAAGCAATTAAAACAAATCATATTAAGGAAAATGAAAGGCGGAATTATACTTGGCTACATTCTTTTTAGTAATTATTTACTTGGCTTTTATCAGCTTAGGTTTACCAGATTCATTGTTGGGGGTTTCATGGGCCATGATGCAATCTGAATTCGGAGCACGACTTGAGACTGCTGGATTGCTTTTTATGACAATCGCTGGAGGAACGATCATTTCCAGTTTTGCTAGCGGGGTTTTGCTTAAACGCTTCGGAACGGGTATTGTCACATTTATCAGTTGTTTAATGACAGCCGGAGCACTGCTTGGATTTCACTTTGCTCCTTCGATTTTTTGGTTATTTATTTGTGCGATACCACTCGGATTAGGTGCAGGTGCAGTTGATGCGGGAATAAACAATTACGTAGCAACACATTACAAAGCACACCACATGAGTTGGCTGCATTGTTTTTGGGGAGTTGGGGCCACGCTTGGTCCCGTTATTATGGCTCAATTTATTGTGGGGGAGCAGTCTTGGAGAAGTGGGTATCTTGCCATCGCTGGACTTCAGTTTGTTTTAGTCGTTATTTTATTTCTTACTTTACCTTTATGGAATAAGGTTGGTGGAAACAGCCATGGTAATTCATCGGAAGAACTAGAAAATACAAATAATGGAATGTATGAAGCAGATGTTAAAAATAGAAAACCTATGCAAATTACGGGGGTTAAGCTTGCTTTAATCGCTTTCTTGTTTTACTGTGGCGCTGAAGCAGCAATGGGGCTTTGGGGAAGTAGTTTCCTCGTAAATGTGAAAGACTTATCGGTAGATGTCGCAGCAAAATGGGTTTCCTTTTATTATGCGGGTATAACCTTCGGAAGATTTATCACAGGATTTGTTACCATGAAAGTAAGTAACCGTACTCTCATTCGTACCGGGCAAATCACTGCCTTAGTTGGTGCTGTACTTCTATTCCTGCCATTCCCCTCCACTTTCTCGCTTGTAGGTTTTATTTTAGTTGGATTAGGATTAGCACCTATTTTTCCATGTATGTTACAAGAAACACCAATCCGATTTGGAAAGGAGCATTCTCAGACCATTATGGGCTATCAAATGGCTGTTGCCTATACAGGCAGTACGTTCCTGCCCCCACTTTTGGGTTTCATAGCAGCACGCTCAACAATAGGAATCTTCCCATTTGTAATTGCGGGTTTTATTGCATTGATGTTCTGGGGATCTGAAATCTTGAATGGCATTTTGAAAAGAAACGATTTATTA from Neobacillus sp. CF12 encodes:
- a CDS encoding RraA family protein codes for the protein MHMNTLPPLLSDRIIERAEKLNTTLLSDAMGCTGGMDYQIKPVATRMKVVGTATTLSLKPSDNVSLNDAIYAAKEGYVLVIDGKGETSHAYLGELLTRAAKAVGFKGIVIDGPVRDREELETLGFPVFAKGFVPNGPLKLGGGEINVRINCGNVTVNPGDLVVGDADGVTIVPREQIEEVFQKAENKLDYEKNRILEFTLYEEKRKRGEHQEPLKRRS
- a CDS encoding ROK family transcriptional regulator, which codes for MFNKLNLLGGDDVNTTPKAMKTEILRGIRKSLLELESATKVELSDKLGISFPTISKFLAQMEKDGELISIGLDDSSGGRRAKRYRYNPEYMLGLAIFLERTETNYIVFNCKGEVKDAGNTSSLLVDADLSLLTQCVENILEKFPKIGSIAVGVPGSVNNGQIIYIPGYGQLENFDLKGYLENHFSIPVEIENDMNAAVLGFHDSKGKKKNESLVYLYSGQNGPGAGIMVNGTVVRGSTNFSGEVSFVPQYDDKNFQKALGNEAGTKKALIGEEHEIDAISRLVASFVAIINPHMIIFCDDEVNQNTINAILKRSSTYIPPAHLPELIMSDWKQDYLFGLQSLSLDRMFTSISN
- a CDS encoding MFS transporter — its product is MATFFLVIIYLAFISLGLPDSLLGVSWAMMQSEFGARLETAGLLFMTIAGGTIISSFASGVLLKRFGTGIVTFISCLMTAGALLGFHFAPSIFWLFICAIPLGLGAGAVDAGINNYVATHYKAHHMSWLHCFWGVGATLGPVIMAQFIVGEQSWRSGYLAIAGLQFVLVVILFLTLPLWNKVGGNSHGNSSEELENTNNGMYEADVKNRKPMQITGVKLALIAFLFYCGAEAAMGLWGSSFLVNVKDLSVDVAAKWVSFYYAGITFGRFITGFVTMKVSNRTLIRTGQITALVGAVLLFLPFPSTFSLVGFILVGLGLAPIFPCMLQETPIRFGKEHSQTIMGYQMAVAYTGSTFLPPLLGFIAARSTIGIFPFVIAGFIALMFWGSEILNGILKRNDLLKKKNSTVI